DNA sequence from the Mus caroli chromosome X, CAROLI_EIJ_v1.1, whole genome shotgun sequence genome:
catcatcatcatcaattttctttctctgaaacacTTCTATAACAATGCCTACATGGCAATAGAGATTATATGGACTAAATAGTTAATGCTCCCAGATGTTTTAGTATTATGCTAACAGATATTTCACTGACAACTTCTTTATCCACAGAAATGGAAAGTCATTCACATGGGCAGATTTACCAATTTATAATCCTCAGAGGGTATTCCCATTTGTGAAAATAGAGGTCCCCCTGGACACTCCATTTATTCATATTGATATCCAAAATTTGAGCTTCTTGGGAAAAACTCAAAGGTCTCTTTGCTAAACTTCGCCATAAATATTcaataagatatataaatataagataatATCAAATAAGATGAATAAAGAAGTTCAGATACCAGTTCTCTCTGTTTTTCATCCTATGGTCTTGCTGTAACATTTTCTCTAAAGAGTACCAAAGTTTAACTTTTCACTGTTGATGTTTACCACAGCATGACTGGCAATCTCATGGTAGAAGTCTgcatgtttttaagtttttccaCTCTGCTGGGTCATCTagcaattcttttcttcttctggagATACATAGGTTATTTTGCCAAATCTgcttaaatataattatttttccaaaCAACTACAAAATGCAGATATCATATTAtcaaatgaatgtttttattaCTCTGAAACCCATTGCTGACTCTCAGCTTATTCTTACTTTTCATTGCATATAACAGATTGGCTCTCCTCCTAGCATTTGCTAGACTTTCAGCATCTGTAGCTCCAGGCCGTTATTACATCCgagacagctttttaaaaaacacatgttATTTTGCAGAACAAGTTAAGAATCAATGGAAATATTTACATAGGTTGCTCCTGCTATTTTATGACCCAATAAGGCAAAAAGTATTCCTtagacataatttattttatattaatttatgtagTTTGGGTTTAAAATTTATGAGACTGTTGAGGATTTTAATACTGACTGGACATTGTTCATTTTAATGTGCAAggtttttttctagattttaaaaaatatgaccaACATTCTGTTTTGGATGGAGAGATTGCCTTGCGATAGCCGAGACCTGACTTTTATCCTCAGAgccaatgttttataaaatatgaaagtcTGACTTGGTGTCAAGTGCTTGTAAACATAGGACTGGGAGGGTAGAGATAGGTAAGTCTCTGCGGCTTACTGGGCAGCCAGAATATCCTATTTGATGAGTTTAAATCAGCAAAAGGTCTTACCCTAGATATTAAAATGATGGGacctggagagataactcagcagttgAGAATACTGCTTACTCCTCtggagggcctgggttcaatcacAACTGTCTatgattccagctccaggggattcaatgctcTCTTTGGgattcctcaggcaccaggcacagacaTAGTGAACAGacataaatgaaagcaaaaaaaaaaacaaaaaaacaaaaaaacaaaacccatacacataaaagaattatgtaaaattaaaaataaaaagatggtggaggggctgaagagatggctcaggggttaagagcactggctgcttttccgaAAGACCTGGGTTCGTTTTCCAGTATCCATattgtagctcacaactgtctataatttaATTCTGAGGGACTTGATACCctcatatacatacaggcaaaacaacaAGATAAAAgtgaatcatttaaaaacaagtgGACTGTACCTGAAGAACAACACATAagattgtcctctggtctccacaagcaTGCTTGTGCACATACCTGcttacacacatagacatgtacAACAcctacatttatacatacatacatacatacatacatacatacatacataaaaaagaaatacataatgtGTCATTTATTACTATGTGTCATTAATTCCAGATATAACATATAAACCATTATAACTTTATGATCCCAGTGATTCTAAATCAGAAGTCTAGGGTGACTTATCTGAGTCCTCTGCCTCAAAATCTTTTACAAAGCTGGCATCAAGGTGTAGGCCACATCTAGTAGTTTACAGCCCATTGTCAGAGGAACCACCTCTGGTCATCTGGTCCTGGTGTATATAAGAAAGAAGTATGAGTAAACCATACATAGAAtgcaaaccagtaagcaacatcctTCCATGGCATGTGCATCAGTTTCTGTCTTTAggtcctgccctgagttcctgctaTGGCTTCCCTCAGGGATGGACTTACAATTAATAAGGTGAAATCAaatctttcctctccaagttatGTTTGGTCATGCTGTTCTATTACTGAAGTAAAAATCCTAAGATGGTATTTTCACAAATATAGATTTACAGTGGAAAGATTGTGCCTGCATCTTTTCAGACAGTGCTGGAGCAATAATAAGCAAGAAATATGGGtttgtagaaaaataaaggtgGTTGCAATAAGCATATTATTTCTAATCACAGGATGATCCACTGAAAAGCGCTAGAAGTTAATTatagtctttctttaaaaatcgAGATAATAAGCATATACATATCAGTAATCTTTTACACTTTAATGTGCAGCAGAATCACCAAAgatgcttattaaaaaaaaatgaaagttctaGGTTCCTATTTAGTGAACCTTGGGTGGAACCTTGTGTCCATGTATAAACCCATAATTTAATAGACATCAAGTGTTTCTTGCACTGGTAACAGCTTAGCATGCTGTCAGGAACATTTGGGCATGTCTAAATAAGtttaatgttgttttaaaaatttcaagCAATACCTTCTAGAAGAGGAAGTTATACATTCAAAGTTATTAGACTGGCTAGGAACTGTACtcagacaaaaaaagaaataacagttcCAGATTCAATCATTATTTTACTCCTTTTAAACATGTCTGCCTCCAGTCAGGCAGACATCATAATATGATCGGCAGAcattgcttttttcttcttcgagacagggtttctctgtatagccctggctgtcctggaactcactttgtagaccaggctggccttgaactcagaaatcgcccgcctctgcctccggagtgctgggattaaaggtgtgtgccaccacgcccgacatTGCATTTTTATCAGAACACAAGAAGTGTGCTGGATTACTGCAACCTGGTCTTGGACACTGTTTAGTACCTAAAGGGAGAAATATGCAGATGGGGCTCTTGCCTAGAGGGTGAGGATGGGTGAAAACCAGACAAACCTTGCTTCACTTGTGTGAAAGGAATGTCATTCtcaatttgtaaaaaaaattccTTGGCTCATCTGTGTGACTACCAGACCCTGTTTCAGTTAATGACATCTTATGTGGCCTCgcttcttttataattaaaagtatttcttttcctaacaaacaaagaaaaaaaccaaaatatgtcAGTCTATATTTCTCACAACAAATTGATTAGATTGAGAGACCTAGAGGATTACACTGAAGGTGAGTAAGACAGGAAAGATTCACCCTTAACAAGACGAGCGTGATTTCCCATTGGTGGGGTCAGGGGGTGGAATGAAAGCAAAAAGACAGTGGTGTgaatttctctcccttttccccactCCCTGCCACCATGGTGTGCACTCCTCTGATGAACATCATCCTCCCTCTAATGATACACTAAAATATTTACAATCGggaaccaaaataaatcctttctcccttagaGTTGTTCCTGTCAGGTGTTTTATAACATGGACAGACAGTGTAAGATTGTACCTTTTGTTACTGGTGGACGGAATCTGGCCAAAGTGTTTCGAGGTCCCAGGTCTCTTAATCAAATCATTGAAAAGAAGGGCACAGATTTGCTAAAGACGCAAGATGAATTTTGTTCAAAGTAAAACAATAATGTAGGTTATAGAGGGATATATTGTCGAGGTTGACAGCAAGCCACATGAGTTAGAACATTCAAGGGCCCCATTATCGTGTGGGGCTTGCTTTTATAGGACTTAAGAGGTTACTATGAGACATAGTTTAGGTGATTCACTTTCTTTGACTGACAGATCAGGCCATACATTTGTTTTCCCTAATACACATATGCCTTTCCATAATGCAtccaattttaataatatatatgccAATTTATGGAAGCTATATCATGGTAAATAAGGGATTATTGATAAAACCTTACTACAGGATAAATGTTTGCCTTACTGTGCATGTACCCAAGACAAGTCAAGTCAGACAGATCAGCCCGTCTATTCTCCATACCCAGACACCTTGGGAATTCATTGAACAGAAACAATGTAAAGGTGATTGTTACCAGGGGAAGGATGGGAAAACACACTGTTCTTTGTTCGGATATGAGAGTATGTGTACCATGACACAGAAGCAAACCCTCAGGTGAGGGATTGAATGGGATCTGGGATCTCTAGCTCCCTTGTATCAAGAGGGGTATGTGTATActaaacacaggtgaaaggaaTAAGTTGAAAAGTGTATTATTATACCATGGGGAGGTGTGCTTAACCAAAACCAAACAGGGGCCCCGGGTTATTAAAATGTTCCCTATGTTATCTGCCTGAGTTCCAGAGAATGCGGCCCAGCAGTAATCACGTGACAATTTCATTCCattatttttccctttgtgtatggcatatatagtatatatacactTGTGTATATGTAGCCTTTAAAGAACTACTAAGATAGCCTTTTAAATCTGCTTTATTAGGTTCACAATATATACTGAGCATCTTCCCATGCAATAGATAAATTCTgctaacaaaaaagaaatgtaagactGAGTCGAAAACACAAGTTTCAATTAGAAGCTGGCAGAAGTTGGAGCCCCATGGGGAACAAGTGACACCAAAAATATTACAACAGTACATCACAAACATGTAAGTTTTGAAAGCAGGGGTCCCCATGTCATCTTCAGAGAAAAGCTCAGGACTCAGGGCATAAGGCAAAACTCATCATGGTGGTCATGATGAGGCGGGTCAGTGCTAACCGCCCGCAGGCTGTGGCTCAGCTGCCTTTCTCTTAGCTTCTCCATGAGCTGTCTCACATCATCCCCAAACCTCTGTACGTTCTCCTCTCTCATCCTTCCCTGGGGCTCCCCAACCCTATGCATCAGGTCCCATCTGTAGTGCACGATGGGCTGCCGGACCCGGAACCGCCTGCGACCTCCTCTAGGCACATAGTAGTCTCCAGCTTCGAAAGGCAGGGCCACAATCGGCTCCCTTTTGCTAGCATCCtgtggcttttcttccttttcctccttttcctgatGGTCATTGTCCATGTTGAGATTTTTCACTCCTTGTTCCACTTTGGACTCCATTTCTCCTAGAAGACAAGAGAAGTGTTCAAAGGTTCAGCACCGAGGACAGAGGCCCATTTTCCACCATTCACAATCTTGGATGTCCatatgtttgtttttcaaattttattttttctacctgAAAGGCTCAACACGCCCTCTAGGGGGCCCCCAGTCacagaccctccctccccacaaccCACCATTTTCCCTGCAGATCTGTTTCCAAAGCTTTTGCAGGCATCAAAATGGAGGATGGAACTGTGGGAATGGTGGGTGATGGAAGGGGAGCTAGGAGGTAGAATGAGGGGCTTGGGATCGTAGGTGGGAAGGGATGGATGAGGGGGATATGAGGGGACTAACGCCCATCCATCCCCGTtcagtctccccaccccaccccaccgccACTGAACCAACCTGGGCCTATCCCTTGCGGAGTAGTCCTCCTGTCAATTCCCGCTGCCGCCTGGACTCTCTGCTTCCAGTAAACCTGCAGACAGGGTGGGATGGAAAGGACTGGGCGCCGAGCTCAGCACCGCACCCGCCTTCCNNNNNNNNNNNNNNNNNNNNNNNNNNNNNNNNNNNNNNNNNNNNNNNNNNNNNNNNNNNNNNNNNNNNNNNNNNNNNNNNNNNNNNNNNNNNNNNNNNNNNNNNNNNNNNNNNNNNNNNNNNNNNNNNNNNNNNNNNNNNNNNNNNNNNNNNNNNNNNNNNNNNNNNNNNNNNNNNNNNNNNNNNNNNNNNNNNNNNNNNNNNNNNNNNNNNNNNNNNNNNNNNNNNNNNNNNNNNNNNNNNNNNNNNNNNNNNNNNNNNNNNNNNNNNNNNNNNNNNNNNNNNNNNNNNNNNNNNNNNNNNNNNNNNNNNNNNNNNNNNNNNNNNNNNNNNNNNNNNNNNNNNNNNNNNNNNNNNNNNNNNNNNNNNNNNNNNNNNNNNNNNNNNNNNNNNNNNNNNNNNNNNNNNNNNNNNNNNNNNNNNNNNNNNNNNNNNNNNNNNNNNNNNNNNNNNNNNNNNNNNNNNNNNNNNNNNNNNNNNNNNNNNNNNNNNNNNNNNNNNNNNNNNNNNNNNNNNNNNNNNNNNNNNNNNNNNNNNNNNNNNNNNNNNNNNNNNNNNNNNNNNNNNNNNNNNNNNNNNNNNNNNNNNNNNNNNNNNNNNNNNNNNNNNNNNNNNNNNNNNNNNNNNNNNNNNNNNNNNNNNNNNNNNNNNNNNNNNNNNNNNNNNNNNNNNNNNNNNNNNNNNNNNNNNNNNNNNNNNNNNNNNNNNNNNNNNNNNNNNNNNNNNNNNNNNNNNNNNNNNNNNNNNNNNNNNNNNNNNNNNNNNNNNNNNNNNNNNNNNNNNNNNNNNNNNNNNNNNNNNNNNNNNNNNNNNNNNNNNNNNNNNNNNNNNNNNNNNNNNNNNNNNNNNNNNNNNNNNNNNNNNNNNNNNNNNNNNNNNNNNNNNNNNNNNNNNNNNNNNNNNNNNNNNNNNNNNNNNNNNNNNNNNNNNNNNNNNNNNNNNNNNNNNNNNNNNNNNNNNNNNNNNNNNNNNNNNNNNNNNNNNNNNNNNNNNNNNNNNNNNNNNNNNNNNNNNNNNNNNNNNNNNNNNNNNNNNNNNNNNNNNNNNNNNNNNNNNNNNNNNNNNNNNNNNNNNNNNNNNNNNNNNNNNNNNNNNNNNNNNNNNNNNNNNNNNNNNNNNNNNNNNNNNNNNNNNNNNNNNNNNNNNNNNNNNNNNNNNNNNNNNNNNNNNNNNNNNNNNNNNNNNNNNNNNNNNNNNNNNNNNNNNNNNNNNNNNNNNNNNNNNNNNNNNNNNNNNNNNNNNNNNNNNNNNNNNNNNNNNNNNNNNNNNNNNNNNNNN
Encoded proteins:
- the Bex1 gene encoding protein BEX1, with translation MESKVEQGVKNLNMDNDHQEKEEKEEKPQDASKREPIVALPFEAGDYYVPRGGRRRFRVRQPIVHYRWDLMHRVGEPQGRMREENVQRFGDDVRQLMEKLRERQLSHSLRAVSTDPPHHDHHDEFCLMP